The Cucumis melo cultivar AY chromosome 6, USDA_Cmelo_AY_1.0, whole genome shotgun sequence genome includes a region encoding these proteins:
- the LOC103490684 gene encoding protein EARLY-RESPONSIVE TO DEHYDRATION 7, chloroplastic isoform X2, with the protein MDSQNPYRNSLYPQVIHSNPDEPSSSFANPNPSSTSNLYPTLDMKDMVENLFPDHVGYLHPPSALAPPSASAPPLAAEEVLIRIPGAILNLIDKEYSVELACGDLTIVHIRQGESVVAVFARVADDIQWPLAKDIAAVKLDGSHYFFSFRAPKERDSDSDSSDEEDKKKEKKKNRSDDYLSYGLTIVSKGQEGLLKELDGILQNYSSFTLQKVSESAKKVEVLDESLAKEMSPADLKTEKKKEEIEGKCAAYWTTLAPNVEDYNGLAAKLIAAGSGQLVKGILWCGDVTVERLKQGNEAMQKRLDPCSNTEISPETLKRIKRVKRVTRMSEKVANGVLSGVVKVSGYFTSSVANSKVGKKFFGMLPGEIVLASLDGFGKVFDAVEVAGKNVMATSSTVTTELVTKRYGQQAANATNEGLDAAGHAVGTAWAALKIRKALNPKSALSPKALAKSAVKAAAAEAKAKNSK; encoded by the exons ATGGATTCACAAAACCCATATCGCAATTCCCTTTACCCTCAAGTCATTCATTCAAATCCTGATGAACCTTCGTCTTCCTTTGCCAATCCGAACCCATCTTCGACTTCCAATCTTTACCCCACTCTTGATATGAAGGATATGGTGGAGAATCTGTTTCCTGACCATGTTGGTTACCTCCATCCTCCTTCGGCCTTGGCTCCGCCTTCCGCTTCGGCTCCTCCTCTCGCGGCGGAAGAGGTTCTTATTAGAATCCCAGGCGCCATTCTTAACCTAATTGATAAAGAGTATAGTGTTGAGCTTGCTTGTGGAGATTTGACCATTGTCCACATTCGCCAAGGAGAGAGTGTTGTTGCGGTGTTTGCGCGTGTTGCTGATGACATTCAATGGCCATTAGCGAAGGATATAGCGGCTGTGAAGCTTGATGGTTCGCattatttcttctcttttcggGCTCCTAAGGAACGTGATTCGGATTCCGATTCGAGTGATGAAGAAGataagaagaaggagaagaagaaaaataggtCGGATGATTATTTGAGCTATGGGTTAACGATTGTTTCCAAAGGTCAAGAGGGATTGTTGAAGGAACTGGATGGGATTTTACAGAATTATAGTAGTTTTACATTGCAGAAGGTATCGGAGAGTGCAAAGAAAGTGGAGGTTCTGGATGAGTCTTTGGCGAAAGAGATGTCGCCGGCGGATTTGAAgacagagaagaaaaaagaagagattgAAGGAAAATGTGCAGCGTATTGGACAACATTGGCTCCTAATGTGGAAGATTACAATGGACTGGCTGCTAAGTTGATTGCAGCGGGATCGGGGCAATTGGTTAAAGGAATTTTGTGGTGTGGTGATGTGACTGTAGAAAGGTTGAAACAGGGGAATGAGGCTATGCAGAAGAGGCTGGACCCCTGTTCTAACACTGAGATCAGCCCTGAAACTCTCAAGAGGATTAAAAG GGTTAAGAGGGTAACAAGGATGTCGGAGAAAGTAGCCAATGGAGTGCTCTCTGGAGTGGTTAAAGTTTCTGGATACTTTACAAGTTCAGTGGCTAATTCAAAAGTTGGGAAGAAGTTTTTTGGAATGCTTCCCGGGGAAATTGTACTAGCTTCCCTTGATGGATTTG GCAAAGTTTTTGATGCTGTTGAAGTTGCTGGAAAAAATGTCATGGCTACATCTTCCACTGTGACGACTGAACTTGTGACCAAAAG GTATGGGCAGCAAGCTGCAAATGCAACCAATGAAGGCCTTGATGCTGCTGGACACGCTGTCGGGACGGCATGGGCTGCTTTGAAGATTCGGAAAGCTCTGAATCCGAAAAGTGCTCTCTCACCAAAAGCTTTAGCTAAATCTGCTGTTAAAGCCGCAGCTGCAGAGGCAAAGGCTAAGAACTCCAA GTAG
- the LOC103490684 gene encoding protein EARLY-RESPONSIVE TO DEHYDRATION 7, chloroplastic isoform X1, whose protein sequence is MDSQNPYRNSLYPQVIHSNPDEPSSSFANPNPSSTSNLYPTLDMKDMVENLFPDHVGYLHPPSALAPPSASAPPLAAEEVLIRIPGAILNLIDKEYSVELACGDLTIVHIRQGESVVAVFARVADDIQWPLAKDIAAVKLDGSHYFFSFRAPKERDSDSDSSDEEDKKKEKKKNRSDDYLSYGLTIVSKGQEGLLKELDGILQNYSSFTLQKVSESAKKVEVLDESLAKEMSPADLKTEKKKEEIEGKCAAYWTTLAPNVEDYNGLAAKLIAAGSGQLVKGILWCGDVTVERLKQGNEAMQKRLDPCSNTEISPETLKRIKRVKRVTRMSEKVANGVLSGVVKVSGYFTSSVANSKVGKKFFGMLPGEIVLASLDGFGKVFDAVEVAGKNVMATSSTVTTELVTKRYGQQAANATNEGLDAAGHAVGTAWAALKIRKALNPKSALSPKALAKSAVKAAAAEAKAKNSKPTL, encoded by the exons ATGGATTCACAAAACCCATATCGCAATTCCCTTTACCCTCAAGTCATTCATTCAAATCCTGATGAACCTTCGTCTTCCTTTGCCAATCCGAACCCATCTTCGACTTCCAATCTTTACCCCACTCTTGATATGAAGGATATGGTGGAGAATCTGTTTCCTGACCATGTTGGTTACCTCCATCCTCCTTCGGCCTTGGCTCCGCCTTCCGCTTCGGCTCCTCCTCTCGCGGCGGAAGAGGTTCTTATTAGAATCCCAGGCGCCATTCTTAACCTAATTGATAAAGAGTATAGTGTTGAGCTTGCTTGTGGAGATTTGACCATTGTCCACATTCGCCAAGGAGAGAGTGTTGTTGCGGTGTTTGCGCGTGTTGCTGATGACATTCAATGGCCATTAGCGAAGGATATAGCGGCTGTGAAGCTTGATGGTTCGCattatttcttctcttttcggGCTCCTAAGGAACGTGATTCGGATTCCGATTCGAGTGATGAAGAAGataagaagaaggagaagaagaaaaataggtCGGATGATTATTTGAGCTATGGGTTAACGATTGTTTCCAAAGGTCAAGAGGGATTGTTGAAGGAACTGGATGGGATTTTACAGAATTATAGTAGTTTTACATTGCAGAAGGTATCGGAGAGTGCAAAGAAAGTGGAGGTTCTGGATGAGTCTTTGGCGAAAGAGATGTCGCCGGCGGATTTGAAgacagagaagaaaaaagaagagattgAAGGAAAATGTGCAGCGTATTGGACAACATTGGCTCCTAATGTGGAAGATTACAATGGACTGGCTGCTAAGTTGATTGCAGCGGGATCGGGGCAATTGGTTAAAGGAATTTTGTGGTGTGGTGATGTGACTGTAGAAAGGTTGAAACAGGGGAATGAGGCTATGCAGAAGAGGCTGGACCCCTGTTCTAACACTGAGATCAGCCCTGAAACTCTCAAGAGGATTAAAAG GGTTAAGAGGGTAACAAGGATGTCGGAGAAAGTAGCCAATGGAGTGCTCTCTGGAGTGGTTAAAGTTTCTGGATACTTTACAAGTTCAGTGGCTAATTCAAAAGTTGGGAAGAAGTTTTTTGGAATGCTTCCCGGGGAAATTGTACTAGCTTCCCTTGATGGATTTG GCAAAGTTTTTGATGCTGTTGAAGTTGCTGGAAAAAATGTCATGGCTACATCTTCCACTGTGACGACTGAACTTGTGACCAAAAG GTATGGGCAGCAAGCTGCAAATGCAACCAATGAAGGCCTTGATGCTGCTGGACACGCTGTCGGGACGGCATGGGCTGCTTTGAAGATTCGGAAAGCTCTGAATCCGAAAAGTGCTCTCTCACCAAAAGCTTTAGCTAAATCTGCTGTTAAAGCCGCAGCTGCAGAGGCAAAGGCTAAGAACTCCAA GCCAACTTTATGA
- the LOC103490683 gene encoding 26S proteasome non-ATPase regulatory subunit 4 homolog, translating to MVLEATMICIDNSEWMRNGDYAPSRFQAQADAVNLICGAKTQSNPENTVGVLTMAGKGVRVLVTPTSDLGKILACMHGLEIGGETNLAAGIQVAQLALKHRQNKKQQQRIIVFAGSPANHEKKLLEMIGKKLKKNNVALDIIDFGEEDDAKPEKLEALLSAVNSNDSSHIVHVPSGPNALSDVLISTPIFTGDGEGGSGFAAAAAAASAGGAGFDFGVDPNLDPELALALRVSMEEERARQEAAAKRAAEETSKQEKGGEQPSGSQDTTMNERASAESSDAQKTNDPMEDENALLQQALAMSMEDPASSDIRDTEMSDAAMDPELALALQLSVQEESKDSTSQPDMSKLLADQSFVSSILASLPGVDPNDPSVKDLLASMQSQSKPEDKKNEENPPKEDDK from the exons ATGGTGCTCGAG GCTACAATGATCTGTATCGATAATTCCGAATGGATGAGGAACGGTGATTATGCTCCTTCCAGATTCCAAGCTCAAGCTGATGCCGTCAATCTCATTTGCGGAGCTAAAACCCAG TCTAACCCGGAGAATACAGTAGGAGTTCTTACAATGGCTGGAAAGGGAGTTCGGGTTTTGGTAACTCCTACAAGTGATCTTGGCAAGATTCTAGCGTGCATGCACG GTTTAGAGATAGGTGGAGAGACAAACTTGGCTGCTGGGATTCAGGTGGCTCAGTTGGCTCTGAAGCATCGTCAAAATAAGAAGCAGCAACAAAGAATTATTGTTTTTGCAGGAAG TCCTGCCAATCATGAAAAGAAGTTGTTGGAGATGATcggaaagaaattaaaaaagaacaaTGTTGCTCTAGATATCATTGACTTTGGTGAAGAAGATGATGCTAAGCCAGAGAAGCTGGAAGCCCTTCTTTCGGCTGTAAATAGCAATGACTCCAGTCACATTGTTCACGTTCCATCAGGTCCAAATGCTCTTTCCGATGTACTTATTAG TACTCCAATCTTCACCGGTGATGGGGAGGGAGGAAGTGGATTTGCCGCAGCTGCTGCTGCAGCTTCAGCTGGTGGGGCCGGTTTTGATTTTGGTGTGGATCCCAACCTAGACCCTGAACTAGCACTTGCACTTCGAGTGTCAATGGAAGAGGAAAGGGCCAGACAGGAGGCAGCTGCTAAGAGGGCTGCTGAGGAGACTTCAAAGCAGGAAAAAGGAGGGGAACAGCCATCTGGCTCACAGGATACAACTATGAATGAACGTGCTAGTGCTGAATCTTCTGATGCTCAGAAGACAAATGATCCAATG GAGGATGAAAATGCCCTGTTACAACAAGCCCTTGCAATGTCAATGGAAGATCCTGCCTCTAGTGACATTCGGGATACAGAAATGTCAGATGCAGCAATGGATCCAGAGTTAGCTCTTG CTCTTCAGTTGTCAGTGCAGGAGGAATCTAAAGACTCAACAAGCCAGCCCGATATGAGTAAATTACTGGCAGACCAGTCGTTCGTATCGTCCATTCTTGCATCG CTTCCAGGGGTTGATCCAAATGATCCATCAGTAAAAGATTTACTAGCTTCCATGCAAAGTCAATCAAAGCCGGAG GACAAGAAGAACGAAGAAAACCCACCGAAGGAAGACGACAAGTAA